The following coding sequences are from one Paenarthrobacter ureafaciens window:
- a CDS encoding gluconate 2-dehydrogenase subunit 3 family protein yields the protein MTLKSEWEIVGEPVDPDSTERYFFTEHEWNTVEAATARIMPTDQDPGAREARVVVFIDRYVSGIGYIFAAADGSGFLKLSGKHADAWRGRQFKMQELYREGVKALDAIARNVDGKNFVDLNEEQQDQVLVALSGAPKPIKVTLGTKEPVTTFLQGSFDENLPFFDTLCLHTRQGFYGDPVYGGNKDQMGWKTIGFPGPKSLKDTMDGTYDTTEYFYDGDYDWYDLIPHLNESVPRDH from the coding sequence ATGACACTGAAATCAGAATGGGAAATCGTCGGCGAACCCGTGGACCCGGATTCGACGGAGCGGTACTTCTTCACCGAACACGAATGGAACACGGTCGAGGCGGCCACTGCGCGAATCATGCCCACTGACCAGGACCCGGGGGCCAGGGAAGCCCGCGTGGTCGTCTTCATCGACCGGTACGTGTCGGGGATCGGCTATATTTTCGCGGCAGCGGATGGCTCGGGGTTCCTGAAGCTGTCAGGAAAGCATGCCGACGCGTGGCGTGGCCGGCAGTTCAAGATGCAGGAGCTTTACCGTGAAGGCGTCAAGGCGTTGGATGCCATTGCGCGGAACGTGGACGGAAAGAACTTCGTCGACCTGAACGAGGAACAGCAGGACCAGGTGCTGGTTGCCCTTTCAGGGGCTCCAAAGCCGATCAAGGTCACGCTGGGCACCAAGGAACCGGTCACGACGTTCCTCCAGGGATCGTTCGATGAGAACCTTCCGTTCTTTGACACGCTGTGCCTGCACACCCGCCAAGGCTTCTACGGCGACCCGGTGTACGGCGGCAACAAGGATCAGATGGGGTGGAAAACCATCGGATTCCCGGGTCCGAAATCGCTTAAGGACACCATGGACGGGACTTACGACACCACGGAGTACTTCTATGACGGCGACTACGACTGGTACGACCTGATCCCGCACCTGAACGAGTCTGTTCCCCGAGACCACTAA
- a CDS encoding GMC family oxidoreductase: MATTKKPEAVDAVVVGLGANGGTAAKVLSEAGLKVVGFDRGPWLRAHEHYSGDELKFVNRNYMWPDPTLFPRTLRYAEDEVAQPFSFSPTPQMVGGGTNHWAGWVPRPRESDFMLRSLHGDIDGMNLADWPFRYEHLEPYLTKVEWAFGVSGIAGADKYEPYRSKGYPSPPLRPTRYGKRFYDACNKMGINAFPIPHAMVTNNHNGRDPFNKTSFWNQYGDPSGARSNVLTTFIPDALATGNFEVRAESFVREVKIGKDGKATGVLYVDPDGNEVEQDAKVVILALGAIESARLMLLSRSAQFPDGLGNSSGLVGKNATFHEYLFAVGLFDNEIDEPLNGFAGNYISGGSLEFYETDENRGHIGGCIISASQTCHPVNWVFPGRPTWGDALKDADRNYYNYAMKIGLILHDMPVESNRVDLDPTVKDAWGLPVARITHRPHANDIAMGKWQVDKNAEILEAAGARKTVPVYLDKMTGNTCHQHGTARMGVDPSKSVLNEWGQSHDVDNLFVVDGSGFPTATGVNPTLTMMANAWRCSDYIATTYSKGRVERLAQPA, translated from the coding sequence GTGGCTACAACGAAGAAGCCTGAAGCCGTTGACGCCGTCGTCGTCGGACTGGGTGCCAATGGCGGCACGGCGGCGAAAGTCTTGAGCGAGGCAGGGCTCAAAGTGGTCGGCTTTGACCGGGGCCCTTGGCTTCGCGCCCACGAACACTACTCCGGAGACGAGCTGAAATTCGTCAACCGCAATTACATGTGGCCCGACCCAACACTGTTCCCGCGAACCCTCCGCTATGCCGAGGATGAAGTGGCGCAGCCCTTCTCGTTCTCCCCAACCCCCCAGATGGTCGGCGGCGGAACGAACCACTGGGCGGGCTGGGTGCCCAGGCCACGGGAATCCGACTTCATGCTGCGCTCCCTCCACGGCGATATCGACGGCATGAACCTGGCCGACTGGCCGTTCCGATACGAGCACCTGGAACCCTACCTGACGAAAGTTGAATGGGCGTTCGGAGTCTCAGGCATCGCTGGGGCCGATAAGTACGAGCCATACCGTTCCAAGGGCTACCCGAGCCCGCCCCTGCGTCCTACCCGTTACGGAAAACGCTTCTATGACGCGTGCAACAAGATGGGTATCAACGCATTCCCGATCCCCCATGCGATGGTCACCAACAACCACAACGGACGCGACCCGTTCAACAAAACCAGTTTCTGGAACCAGTACGGTGATCCCTCCGGCGCCCGGTCCAACGTCTTGACCACCTTCATCCCCGACGCACTGGCTACGGGAAACTTTGAGGTCCGCGCAGAAAGCTTCGTCCGCGAAGTGAAGATCGGCAAAGACGGCAAGGCCACCGGCGTCCTCTATGTTGACCCGGACGGAAATGAGGTCGAGCAGGACGCCAAGGTCGTCATCCTTGCCTTGGGCGCCATCGAATCTGCTCGCCTGATGTTGCTCTCCCGCTCTGCGCAGTTCCCGGATGGGCTGGGGAACAGCTCCGGTCTGGTGGGAAAGAATGCAACATTCCACGAATACCTGTTCGCCGTCGGGCTGTTCGACAACGAGATCGACGAGCCGTTGAACGGCTTTGCCGGTAACTACATCTCCGGCGGATCCCTGGAATTCTACGAAACTGATGAAAACCGAGGCCACATCGGCGGGTGCATCATTTCAGCCTCGCAAACCTGTCACCCAGTCAACTGGGTCTTCCCGGGCCGCCCCACCTGGGGTGACGCCCTCAAGGACGCGGACCGAAACTATTACAACTACGCCATGAAGATCGGCCTGATCCTCCACGACATGCCCGTGGAATCAAACCGGGTCGACCTTGACCCAACAGTTAAGGACGCCTGGGGGCTGCCCGTGGCCCGCATTACCCACCGGCCACATGCCAACGACATCGCCATGGGCAAATGGCAGGTGGACAAGAACGCCGAAATCCTCGAAGCTGCCGGTGCCCGTAAGACGGTCCCGGTCTACCTGGACAAGATGACCGGCAATACCTGCCACCAGCACGGCACGGCCCGCATGGGCGTAGACCCGTCCAAGAGTGTGCTCAATGAATGGGGCCAGTCTCACGACGTCGACAACCTGTTTGTTGTTGACGGCTCCGGCTTCCCGACCGCTACGGGCGTGAACCCCACGTTGACCATGATGGCCAACGCCTGGCGCTGCTCGGACTATATCGCCACCACCTACTCCAAGGGCCGGGTCGAACGGCTCGCCCAGCCGGCCTGA
- a CDS encoding type 1 glutamine amidotransferase domain-containing protein produces the protein MSLHGSKIALLIEDEYQILEGWYPLLRLQEAGADVRVIGSGTKNSYHSKEHYPMEVDAAAADVSASDFDAVVVPGGFAPDNMRLHPEMIGLVRDMNEAGKLVTAICHGGWVLVSAGVLKGKNATGYLPIKDDVENAGGTWVDDAVVVDGNVITSRTPVDLPDFTRAIIAYLEGRPTETEHTTHNHATDLTGDPAGTRYETGASVS, from the coding sequence ATGAGTTTGCATGGATCAAAGATTGCCCTGTTGATCGAGGATGAGTACCAGATCCTGGAGGGCTGGTACCCGCTGCTCCGCCTGCAGGAAGCCGGAGCGGACGTGCGCGTCATTGGCAGCGGCACGAAGAACAGTTACCACAGCAAGGAGCACTACCCGATGGAGGTCGACGCGGCTGCGGCCGACGTCAGCGCCTCCGACTTCGACGCCGTTGTCGTCCCGGGCGGCTTCGCCCCGGACAACATGCGCCTTCACCCTGAAATGATCGGCCTCGTCCGGGACATGAATGAGGCAGGCAAACTCGTCACCGCCATCTGCCACGGCGGATGGGTGCTGGTCTCCGCCGGCGTGCTCAAGGGCAAGAACGCCACCGGCTACCTGCCGATCAAGGACGACGTGGAAAACGCCGGCGGCACCTGGGTCGATGACGCTGTTGTCGTGGACGGGAACGTCATCACCTCCAGGACCCCGGTCGATCTTCCCGACTTCACCCGCGCAATCATCGCCTACCTCGAAGGCCGCCCCACCGAAACCGAACACACCACCCACAACCACGCGACAGACCTGACCGGCGACCCGGCCGGCACGCGATACGAAACCGGCGCGTCCGTCTCATAG
- the dhaL gene encoding dihydroxyacetone kinase subunit DhaL yields the protein MTTDTNLTRTDLERWILDFADQIIQQHLTLSDLDAASGDADHGSNMERGMSALLKSVPDWDAAATPGEFLKDVGLHIVSSVGGSSGALYGTIFLRMARAVGDAPTISPGLLSDAFEAATQGVSERGKVKQGDKTMFDALAPSVQTLKAKLTEEKSLSEALRSAATAAEAGRDATADMVARKGKSSYARENSRGFIDPGAVSVAMLIRSAARTLA from the coding sequence ATGACGACGGACACCAACCTGACAAGAACCGACTTGGAGCGCTGGATCCTGGATTTCGCAGACCAGATCATCCAACAGCACCTCACCCTCAGCGATCTAGACGCCGCCAGCGGCGATGCAGACCACGGCTCAAACATGGAGCGCGGAATGTCCGCACTGCTCAAGTCTGTGCCTGATTGGGACGCAGCCGCGACTCCAGGGGAGTTCCTCAAGGATGTCGGCCTGCATATCGTTTCCTCGGTCGGAGGGTCCAGCGGTGCGCTCTACGGAACCATCTTCCTCCGGATGGCGAGAGCGGTGGGCGACGCTCCGACTATCAGTCCGGGACTGCTGTCAGACGCCTTTGAAGCGGCCACCCAGGGGGTCAGTGAGAGAGGCAAAGTAAAACAAGGTGACAAAACCATGTTCGACGCGCTGGCCCCGTCCGTCCAAACACTGAAGGCGAAGTTGACGGAAGAGAAATCTCTGTCAGAGGCACTGAGGTCGGCGGCGACTGCGGCTGAAGCCGGCCGCGACGCGACTGCCGACATGGTTGCCCGCAAGGGCAAATCCAGCTACGCGCGGGAAAACTCCAGAGGGTTCATCGATCCCGGGGCAGTGTCCGTTGCCATGCTGATCCGCTCGGCTGCCAGAACGCTTGCATGA
- a CDS encoding dihydroxyacetone kinase subunit DhaK encodes MKKFLNEPSTAVDDYVAGLVGAHREILEWDCTNRVLQRREAPPFPKVGLVGGGGSGCEPTHTGFVGYGMLDAAAPGQIFTSPVPNQIVAATRRANAGSGVLHIIKNFTGEVMNFGMAQEILYFEDIQVAQVVVNDDVSIPDDGETAGRRGLGATVLVEKIAGAAAEEGRELSEVLAVAEKVIARSGTFAVGLSSCTPPARGKPVYELAETDMDLGIGISGEPGRERVPMANAREIARLMVNEVLSDLAPKDGADLLMLVNGMGATPHHELYLLAGELTAAAEARGACITRQLVGNFVTSLDQTGAAVTFLELDQELKDLWDAPVHTAALRWGR; translated from the coding sequence ATGAAGAAATTTTTGAATGAACCATCGACTGCGGTGGATGACTACGTGGCGGGGCTCGTGGGCGCGCACCGGGAGATCCTGGAGTGGGACTGCACGAACCGGGTGCTTCAACGCCGGGAAGCTCCCCCTTTCCCGAAGGTCGGGCTCGTGGGGGGTGGCGGTTCAGGCTGCGAACCCACACACACCGGCTTCGTCGGTTACGGGATGCTGGATGCCGCCGCACCTGGGCAGATCTTCACCTCACCCGTCCCAAACCAAATCGTCGCCGCTACCCGCCGCGCCAACGCGGGAAGCGGGGTTCTGCACATCATCAAAAACTTTACGGGCGAGGTGATGAATTTCGGGATGGCTCAGGAGATCCTGTACTTCGAAGACATCCAGGTGGCGCAGGTTGTCGTCAACGATGACGTATCGATCCCGGACGACGGGGAAACGGCTGGACGCCGGGGGCTCGGGGCCACAGTCCTTGTCGAAAAGATTGCAGGCGCTGCCGCGGAGGAGGGCAGGGAACTGTCCGAGGTGCTGGCCGTTGCCGAGAAAGTGATCGCCCGCTCAGGAACGTTCGCGGTAGGACTCTCCTCGTGCACTCCTCCTGCACGCGGAAAGCCGGTGTACGAACTTGCCGAAACTGACATGGATCTAGGTATCGGCATCAGCGGTGAACCCGGACGTGAACGGGTCCCGATGGCCAACGCCCGGGAGATTGCGCGTCTGATGGTCAACGAGGTCCTATCAGACCTCGCACCGAAGGACGGGGCTGACCTTCTCATGCTGGTCAACGGGATGGGAGCCACGCCGCATCACGAGCTTTATCTTCTCGCCGGAGAACTGACCGCGGCGGCAGAGGCGCGCGGCGCCTGCATCACTCGTCAGCTAGTGGGAAATTTCGTAACTTCCCTCGATCAGACGGGCGCCGCAGTAACCTTCCTTGAACTCGACCAGGAGCTAAAAGACCTATGGGACGCTCCGGTCCATACAGCAGCATTGCGGTGGGGACGATGA
- a CDS encoding cysteine hydrolase family protein has translation MSSLDYTYENIDKVIDRSRYLAPTIDPKKTMLLVLDMQKACAEPGGAMYIPSVGGAPEGKDTIEPVKNVLEACRAKGIPVVWSLWGLRGDGKDAGYADVKWGLEGQLGSFPGSWGNGGDELVDELKPLDDEPVIRKHRFSSFYGTPLTEYMRRAGADTLVIAGLSTGNCQIATAIDGANQDFKIITLADTCAAIPSGQDDPLGYGQHWEALRNIQANHGDVRTSKEFLELIDAV, from the coding sequence ATGTCTTCACTGGACTACACCTACGAAAACATCGACAAGGTCATCGACCGTTCGCGCTACCTTGCCCCCACCATCGATCCCAAGAAGACGATGTTGCTCGTACTCGACATGCAGAAGGCGTGCGCAGAGCCCGGCGGCGCGATGTACATTCCCAGTGTCGGAGGCGCACCGGAGGGCAAGGACACCATCGAGCCGGTCAAGAATGTCCTTGAAGCCTGCCGCGCGAAGGGCATCCCCGTCGTGTGGTCGCTCTGGGGTCTTCGCGGGGATGGTAAGGACGCCGGCTACGCCGACGTCAAATGGGGTCTGGAAGGCCAGCTCGGCAGCTTCCCGGGTTCTTGGGGCAATGGAGGCGATGAGCTCGTCGACGAACTCAAGCCGCTGGATGATGAGCCGGTGATCCGCAAGCACCGTTTCTCATCGTTCTATGGCACGCCGCTGACAGAGTACATGCGCCGTGCGGGCGCCGACACGCTGGTGATTGCCGGCCTCTCCACGGGCAACTGCCAGATCGCTACCGCAATCGACGGTGCCAACCAGGACTTCAAGATCATCACTCTCGCCGACACCTGCGCAGCCATCCCCTCGGGACAGGACGATCCGCTGGGCTACGGCCAGCACTGGGAGGCATTGAGGAACATTCAGGCCAACCATGGCGACGTCCGCACGAGCAAAGAATTCCTCGAGCTCATCGACGCCGTCTAA
- a CDS encoding sugar ABC transporter ATP-binding protein → MNNNENSPSGAAGPGDEPIVSVRGVGKVYPGVVALANVDIDLRPGEIHGLLGENGAGKSTLINILSGTVAPTAGTVRVNGSEVTIGTPRDAQDLGISTVHQEQSLAPNLSAVENIFLGRELINGRNRVAGVLDEKEMRSRVLELAHEFGLTDHDIKVPVEALGALKQHVVQIIKALAFRTQVLILDEPTSGLADHERLTLFSYMRQLRQRGISLLWVTHRLDELFGLADTITVLRDGQLVATVDPAGQTAESLVRLMVGRSNLAAREETVEEGRAHGFTGARDEVLRLDSVSRHPLLHDISLSVRRGEILGLAGIAGAGRTETAMVILGADRPDSGTIFLHSRPVVIRNPREARQRGITYVPEERKTHAILGDFSIKRNITISDLNRTAAGRLFLRGRQETATAKRYVSDLSVKTASVQEKIRNLSGGNQQKVVIARCLFTEPDLIIFDEPTQGIDVGAKAEVYRLIYDFVDQGGAAIVISSELPELIRVSDRIAVMREGTIVGELESTGRDETASETSELGERIISLATRGAVAV, encoded by the coding sequence ATGAACAACAACGAAAACTCTCCAAGCGGCGCGGCCGGACCGGGCGATGAGCCCATCGTGTCCGTGCGCGGCGTCGGGAAGGTCTACCCCGGCGTCGTGGCCCTGGCCAACGTCGACATTGATCTGCGCCCCGGCGAAATCCACGGGCTTCTCGGCGAGAACGGGGCCGGAAAGTCGACGCTAATCAACATCCTTTCCGGAACGGTGGCCCCTACGGCCGGAACAGTCCGGGTGAACGGCTCCGAAGTCACCATCGGGACCCCACGGGACGCCCAGGACCTCGGCATTTCAACAGTCCACCAGGAACAGTCACTTGCCCCGAATCTCTCCGCCGTGGAGAACATCTTCCTCGGCCGCGAACTCATCAACGGCAGAAACCGTGTCGCCGGAGTTCTCGACGAAAAAGAAATGCGCTCCCGTGTGCTTGAACTTGCGCATGAGTTCGGCCTCACCGACCACGACATTAAAGTCCCGGTCGAAGCCCTCGGAGCCCTTAAGCAGCACGTCGTGCAGATCATCAAAGCATTGGCCTTCCGGACACAGGTCCTGATCCTGGATGAACCAACCTCCGGCTTGGCCGATCACGAACGCCTCACATTGTTCAGTTACATGCGCCAGCTACGCCAGAGGGGAATCTCCCTGCTCTGGGTCACCCACCGTCTCGATGAGCTCTTCGGACTGGCCGACACCATCACGGTGCTCCGCGATGGTCAGCTCGTCGCAACCGTAGACCCTGCCGGACAGACTGCAGAATCGCTCGTCCGGCTCATGGTCGGGCGATCCAACCTGGCAGCACGGGAAGAGACGGTCGAGGAAGGAAGGGCTCACGGCTTCACCGGGGCCCGGGACGAGGTCCTGCGGCTGGATTCGGTCAGCCGCCACCCCCTTCTTCATGACATCAGCCTGTCCGTCCGGCGGGGAGAGATCCTCGGGCTGGCCGGAATCGCCGGTGCGGGCCGGACCGAAACTGCAATGGTTATTCTGGGCGCCGACCGCCCGGACTCAGGAACCATCTTCCTGCATTCCCGCCCCGTGGTTATCCGCAATCCTCGTGAGGCCCGCCAGAGAGGCATCACCTACGTGCCCGAAGAGCGCAAAACCCACGCTATTCTCGGCGACTTCTCAATCAAGCGGAACATCACCATCTCGGACCTGAACAGGACGGCCGCTGGGCGCCTGTTCCTGCGCGGCCGGCAGGAGACGGCCACGGCGAAAAGGTACGTCAGTGATCTGAGCGTAAAGACGGCTTCCGTGCAGGAAAAAATCCGCAATCTCAGTGGCGGGAACCAGCAGAAGGTCGTCATCGCACGCTGCCTCTTCACCGAACCCGATCTGATTATTTTTGATGAGCCCACCCAAGGCATCGATGTCGGCGCCAAAGCCGAGGTCTACCGGCTGATCTACGACTTCGTCGACCAGGGAGGGGCAGCAATCGTGATCAGCTCCGAACTACCCGAACTGATTCGCGTATCCGACCGTATCGCTGTGATGCGCGAAGGAACCATTGTGGGCGAACTCGAGAGCACCGGCCGTGACGAAACAGCGTCCGAAACCAGTGAACTCGGCGAACGAATCATCTCTCTGGCAACCCGAGGAGCGGTAGCAGTATGA
- a CDS encoding ABC transporter permease, translating into MSIFQRSSRVLAIDGVAVSIVFLMMCVYFALASPYFLSPDNIYNTFVESVSAVLLAAGLTFVLISGGIDLSIGSNIGLSAAATLFATMNGAPTVLAVLAGIATGLIFGLVNGAFVAGLGVSDFIVTLATLSIGAGVLQVFTSHTQLTGTADSSFLALAGEKIAGIPTGVLITAVILLILEVALIKTPFGRTIYAVGINPNAAYLAAVSVRRTKFAVFIISGVIAGIGGVLLASHLNSVQPGLGGGYELTAIAGCVVGGVALAGGRGSIWRAALGAFFLSILSRGLQLIGVDPLWFSIVTGAAIVAAVAFDRGAQKWLQSTFRPVSPAAAATQNAQ; encoded by the coding sequence ATGAGCATCTTCCAGCGTTCTTCTCGAGTACTGGCGATTGACGGTGTCGCCGTTTCGATCGTCTTCCTGATGATGTGCGTTTACTTTGCCCTCGCGTCTCCGTATTTCCTTAGCCCCGACAATATCTACAACACCTTCGTCGAATCCGTTTCCGCGGTGCTGCTGGCGGCCGGCCTGACCTTCGTCCTGATCAGCGGCGGAATCGACCTGTCCATCGGCTCCAACATCGGTCTGAGCGCTGCCGCAACCCTCTTCGCCACCATGAACGGTGCACCCACTGTCCTGGCTGTGCTTGCCGGTATCGCCACCGGGCTGATCTTCGGGCTGGTGAACGGGGCCTTCGTGGCTGGGCTGGGCGTCAGCGACTTTATCGTCACGCTAGCGACACTGAGCATCGGGGCTGGTGTGCTGCAGGTCTTCACGTCTCATACACAGCTCACCGGTACTGCGGACAGTTCCTTCCTTGCCCTCGCGGGAGAAAAAATCGCAGGGATCCCGACAGGGGTGCTAATCACAGCGGTCATCCTGCTCATCCTTGAGGTCGCGCTCATCAAAACACCTTTCGGTCGGACGATCTATGCCGTAGGCATCAACCCGAACGCGGCGTACCTGGCTGCGGTCAGCGTGCGCAGGACCAAGTTCGCGGTCTTCATCATCTCCGGAGTCATTGCCGGCATCGGCGGAGTGCTCCTGGCATCCCACCTCAACTCCGTCCAGCCCGGACTCGGGGGCGGTTATGAACTGACAGCGATCGCCGGGTGCGTCGTGGGCGGAGTTGCCCTCGCGGGTGGCCGCGGAAGCATCTGGCGTGCTGCTCTTGGCGCCTTCTTCCTATCCATTCTCAGCCGCGGTCTGCAACTGATCGGCGTCGACCCGCTCTGGTTCTCGATCGTGACCGGCGCGGCCATCGTGGCCGCGGTGGCCTTCGACCGCGGCGCCCAAAAATGGCTGCAGTCCACGTTCCGCCCGGTGTCCCCGGCAGCGGCCGCAACCCAGAATGCCCAGTGA
- a CDS encoding ABC transporter permease: MSSSLNAPALSNRIETILAKPGSGLVGLLILFIITMTFVAPSFLSFGNWENVANQAVFVLLLALGMTIVLIARGIDLSVGSVMGLSAGVAAFLINQGLIFPLALLAGIGCGLVCGLLNSLMITKLGLPDFVATLAMLGVARGVLFLWTKGTPFTRYMTPEYRIVGGQVKLGGIISVPIIIAIILCILVSFMLRKSVIGRHLYAVGGSPDAARLSGISVSRVKTFAYVVSGGCAGLAGVILAGRATNVAPTLGTGYEILAITAAIIGGAALTGGRGRMVGAILGALTITLIANAMNIAGVKSEWQQVVTGIILLLAVLLDRITAYFQQRQNSAEIEQSPQQQQESAPSTMTKQALS, from the coding sequence ATGTCTTCTTCCCTGAACGCACCCGCCCTAAGCAACCGGATCGAAACGATTCTCGCCAAGCCAGGATCCGGCCTGGTGGGCCTGCTTATCCTGTTCATCATCACGATGACATTCGTTGCACCGTCTTTCCTCAGTTTTGGAAACTGGGAAAACGTAGCCAACCAGGCGGTCTTCGTGCTGCTTCTCGCTCTGGGCATGACGATCGTGCTCATCGCGCGTGGAATCGACCTCTCCGTTGGTTCGGTCATGGGCCTCTCAGCTGGTGTTGCGGCCTTCCTGATCAACCAGGGGCTCATCTTCCCGCTCGCATTGTTAGCAGGCATTGGTTGCGGTCTCGTTTGCGGCCTGCTGAATTCGCTGATGATCACGAAACTGGGGCTGCCCGATTTTGTTGCCACGCTCGCCATGCTCGGTGTAGCACGGGGCGTACTGTTCCTCTGGACCAAGGGAACGCCTTTCACCCGCTATATGACCCCGGAGTACAGGATCGTTGGAGGCCAGGTCAAGCTCGGCGGCATCATCAGCGTCCCAATCATCATTGCCATCATCCTCTGCATCCTCGTCTCCTTCATGCTGCGCAAATCGGTCATTGGACGCCACCTGTACGCAGTTGGAGGGAGCCCGGACGCGGCCCGCCTCTCGGGTATTTCAGTCTCAAGGGTGAAGACATTCGCTTATGTCGTAAGCGGTGGATGTGCCGGACTCGCCGGAGTGATACTTGCCGGCCGTGCCACCAACGTGGCCCCGACTCTCGGGACGGGCTATGAAATCCTGGCCATCACGGCGGCCATCATCGGCGGTGCAGCCCTGACCGGAGGCCGTGGCCGGATGGTGGGTGCCATTCTCGGCGCCCTGACCATCACCCTGATCGCAAACGCAATGAACATCGCCGGCGTCAAGTCCGAATGGCAGCAGGTCGTCACTGGAATCATCCTGTTACTTGCCGTACTGCTCGATCGCATTACCGCATACTTCCAGCAGCGTCAGAACAGCGCGGAAATCGAACAATCCCCACAGCAACAACAAGAATCGGCACCCTCGACGATGACCAAACAGGCCTTGAGCTGA
- a CDS encoding sugar ABC transporter substrate-binding protein — protein sequence MGTLGLLTACTTPPGGSAAAGGAGGSGAEGSAEFTDAIKKLVNGRTVQIGFTPPVLSEYYTQMENAAFTRMAQLEDLYGVKWKWEKSSPTGNFNAVEQQISTVQTWTSRKFDVVFICTGANFATMQGVYKNAMNAGTKIFQFNQPVELYPVDQINTVSNIGYDNRTQSGYVAGKFIADTLKGKGKIVQIMGPSGSDWTKARLIGFNQALAENPGIEVVGTADGGYLRDKGLSAAQDLLTRHPDINAIYGENEDMALGASQAVDAAGLKQWDGSQGIVIVGADGLLSGMDAIRNGKLTASVDVNSVDNAIRMIDIAFQSVVLKNYVPKISNITTHLVTKDNVEAYAAYINGIMAPKKTY from the coding sequence ATGGGGACGCTCGGTCTTCTCACTGCCTGCACAACTCCTCCTGGTGGGTCGGCCGCCGCCGGCGGTGCTGGAGGCAGCGGCGCCGAAGGCAGCGCGGAATTCACCGACGCCATCAAAAAACTCGTCAACGGGCGCACCGTCCAGATCGGATTCACCCCTCCGGTCCTGTCCGAGTACTACACGCAGATGGAAAACGCAGCCTTCACGCGAATGGCGCAACTGGAAGACCTCTACGGGGTCAAATGGAAATGGGAAAAGTCATCCCCCACTGGCAACTTCAACGCCGTTGAACAACAGATCAGCACCGTCCAGACCTGGACAAGCCGCAAGTTCGACGTCGTCTTCATCTGTACGGGCGCCAACTTCGCCACCATGCAGGGCGTCTATAAGAACGCCATGAACGCTGGCACCAAGATCTTCCAGTTCAACCAGCCAGTCGAGCTCTATCCAGTGGATCAGATCAACACCGTCTCCAATATTGGCTACGACAACCGCACACAGTCGGGCTATGTGGCTGGAAAATTCATCGCGGATACGCTCAAAGGCAAGGGCAAGATCGTTCAGATTATGGGTCCCTCCGGCTCCGACTGGACCAAGGCCCGGCTGATCGGCTTCAACCAGGCTCTCGCCGAAAATCCGGGCATCGAGGTCGTGGGAACTGCAGACGGCGGCTATCTGCGCGACAAGGGACTCAGCGCGGCCCAAGACCTCCTCACCAGGCACCCGGATATCAATGCGATCTACGGAGAAAACGAAGACATGGCCCTCGGCGCCTCTCAGGCGGTCGATGCTGCGGGACTGAAACAGTGGGACGGGTCCCAGGGCATCGTGATTGTGGGCGCAGATGGACTGCTCTCGGGCATGGATGCGATCCGGAACGGCAAACTGACGGCCTCAGTGGACGTGAATTCTGTAGATAACGCCATCAGGATGATCGACATCGCCTTCCAGTCCGTGGTCCTGAAGAACTATGTCCCCAAGATCTCCAACATCACGACGCATCTGGTGACCAAAGACAACGTGGAAGCTTATGCCGCGTACATCAACGGCATCATGGCGCCGAAGAAAACATACTGA